The following are from one region of the Bacillus methanolicus MGA3 genome:
- the panD gene encoding aspartate 1-decarboxylase, with protein sequence MFRTMMNAKIHRARVTEANLNYVGSITIDEDILDAVGMVPNEKVQIVNNNNGARFETYIIPGQRGSGVVCLNGAAARLVQEGDVVIIISYVLVPEEKVKTHKPKVAIMDEKNKIVELLHVEPEKTIL encoded by the coding sequence ATGTTTCGCACCATGATGAATGCAAAAATCCATCGTGCTAGAGTAACAGAAGCAAATCTGAATTATGTAGGTAGTATTACAATAGACGAAGATATTTTGGATGCCGTAGGAATGGTTCCAAACGAAAAAGTCCAAATTGTGAACAATAATAATGGAGCCCGCTTTGAAACATATATTATTCCCGGACAAAGAGGAAGCGGCGTTGTTTGTTTGAACGGGGCAGCTGCCCGTCTTGTTCAGGAAGGCGATGTTGTAATTATTATTTCTTATGTATTGGTTCCTGAAGAAAAAGTAAAGACGCATAAACCGAAAGTGGCCATTATGGATGAAAAAAATAAAATTGTCGAACTGCTTCACGTTGAACCGGAAAAAACAATTCTTTAA